Part of the Bacillota bacterium genome is shown below.
GGCCGGCCATGCCTTCTGGCCCCAGGAGCCGGGGGGCGGCCCGAGTCACGGACGACCCCGGCAGACCGGGCGAGAACGCCAATAGGCCGAAAATAGCCGACCAAAAGGGGAGCCTCCGGGCTCCCCTTTTTCGCTCACGATTGACTGATCCGAAACGAGCGGGCTCGAGCGGCCGAGGCTCAGCCGGCCACCGACTCCCGACCAAGCTCGAAGGCCTTCAGGTTGAGGTCGATGGTCTTCGGCGGAACGCGGTCCTTGATCACGTTGGTGAGGTCTTCGGGGGAGAAGGGAAGGAGTCCCGTCCCGTAAAGGGCGCCGACCATGACCACGTTCAGCGTCCTCAGGTCCCCGGCCTTCTGGGCCAGGGCGTTGGCGTCCACCCAGCGGAGCTTGGCGCCGAGGCCGGCGACGGCCCCTTCGATCTCTTCCTTCGACGGGTAGCGGGCGACCCCGACCTTGACGTCGACCGGGGGGATGGGTTGGGTGTTGAACAGGGCCAGAGAGCCACGACCCAGGTACTCGCCGCCGATCCGCAGTCCTTCCAGGGGCTCCAGGGCCAGGACGACCTTGGCCGAACCGACGGGGACCAGCGGCCCTTCGACCTTGCCGATGCGGACGTGGGAAGCCACCGCGCCACCGCGCATGGCGGCGCCGAAGGTCTCACCCACG
Proteins encoded:
- a CDS encoding indolepyruvate oxidoreductase subunit beta, coding for MKLDLIVAGVGGQGSILASHLIADAAIAYAERTGEQMGVRVGETFGAAMRGGAVASHVRIGKVEGPLVPVGSAKVVLALEPLEGLRIGGEYLGRGSLALFNTQPIPPVDVKVGVARYPSKEEIEGAVAGLGAKLRWVDANALAQKAGDLRTLNVVMVGALYGTGLLPFSPEDLTNVIKDRVPPKTIDLNLKAFELGRESVAG